DNA sequence from the Gammaproteobacteria bacterium genome:
TTGATCGACGAGATCGATAAAGCCGATATCGAATTTCCCAACGATCTATTGCGTGAGCTGGATCGCATGGAATTCTATGTGTACGAGACCCAGCAAGTCATTACACCAAAACATCGCCCGATCATAATCATCACCAGTAATAATGAAAAAGAATTGCCCGATGCGTTTTTGCGCCGTTGCTTTTTTCATTATATCCGCTTCCCGGATCATGAAGTCATGCAATCGATCGTTGACGTGCATTTTCCGGACATTAAAAAGAATTTACTCAAAGAAGCCCTGGAAATATTTTTCGAGATCCGTCAGGTGCCGGGCTTGCATAAAAAGCCATCCACTTCGGAATTGCTGGACTGGTTGAAATTATTGTTGGCTGAAGATATCCCGCTGGAAGTACTGCAAGCCAAAGACAGTAAAAATGCCATACCGGTTCTGCATGGCGCCTTGTTGAAGAATGAACAAGATGTGCATATGTTCGAGCGCTTGGCATTTATGTCGAGACGAAGAGGGCAGTAAATAGGTCATTGCGAGGAGTGAAACGACGCGGCAATCTCAGAAGGTTTGTGGAGTGCTAAATTGAATTCATCAGTAAAGTAACGAGATCGCCACGTCAGCAAAGCTGTCTCGCGATGACAAAGAGGATAGAACCGAATTACTGAACTCGATTCAGGATCTAATTAAGACAAATGTTGATCGATTTCTTTTTTACTTTACGCAATGGCGGTTTGCCGGTTTCGGTCACCGAGTATCTGGCCTTGATCGAAGGCCTGGAAAAACATGTTGCGCATGCCAGTATTGATGATTTTTATCATTTGTCGCGTACGGCCATGGTAAAAAAAGAATCCGATTACGATAAATTTGACCGCGCCTTTGGTGCTTATTTTGAAGGCCTTGAGTCGCTTGACGAATTGTTCAATAAATACGAGATTCCGGCCGACTGGCTGGAAAAACGGGCGGAACTGGGATTAAGCGACGAAGAGAAAAAACTCATTGAGTCTTTGGGTGGCTGGGAAAAACTCATGGAGGCACTCAAAGAACGTCTGGAGAATCAGGACAAGCGCCATCAAGGTGGCAACAAGAATATAGGTACCGCAGGACGTTCGCCTTTCGGAGCGTATGGCTACAATCCCGAGGGTGTGCGTATCGGTCAAAAAGAGTCCCGTCATCGGCGTGCCGTGAAAGTCTGGGACAAACGCGAGTTTCGTGGTCTGGATGACTCGGTCGAGATCGGAACGCGTAATATCAAGGTGGCTTTGAAACGCTTGCGTAAATTCACCCGTGAAGGTCATCTGGATGAACTGGATCTGGATAACACCATTTCCTCAACCGCAAAAAATGCCGGTTATCTGGATATTAAAATGCGTGCGGAAAAACGTAACCGCATCAATGTGTTGATCCTGTTTGATATTGGCGGGTCTATGGATGATCACATCAAGATCTGTGAAGAACTATTCTCAGCTGCTCGTTCAGAGCTCAAGCACATGGAATTCTATTATTTCCATAACTTCATTT
Encoded proteins:
- a CDS encoding MoxR family ATPase is translated as MRFEGTENYVATDELKIAVNASITLQRPLLVKGEPGTGKTMLAEEIARGLGMPIYQWHIKSTTRAQQGLYEYDAVSRLRDSQLGVEGVENVANYIKKGPLWQAFEADEQPVLLIDEIDKADIEFPNDLLRELDRMEFYVYETQQVITPKHRPIIIITSNNEKELPDAFLRRCFFHYIRFPDHEVMQSIVDVHFPDIKKNLLKEALEIFFEIRQVPGLHKKPSTSELLDWLKLLLAEDIPLEVLQAKDSKNAIPVLHGALLKNEQDVHMFERLAFMSRRRGQ
- a CDS encoding VWA domain-containing protein; protein product: MLIDFFFTLRNGGLPVSVTEYLALIEGLEKHVAHASIDDFYHLSRTAMVKKESDYDKFDRAFGAYFEGLESLDELFNKYEIPADWLEKRAELGLSDEEKKLIESLGGWEKLMEALKERLENQDKRHQGGNKNIGTAGRSPFGAYGYNPEGVRIGQKESRHRRAVKVWDKREFRGLDDSVEIGTRNIKVALKRLRKFTREGHLDELDLDNTISSTAKNAGYLDIKMRAEKRNRINVLILFDIGGSMDDHIKICEELFSAARSELKHMEFYYFHNFIYERLWKTEFRKRTEYIDTFELMRKYGKDYKLIIVGDATMSPYEITYPGASVEHYNQEAGAVWLNRLTQHFTHSIWLNPVPLSHWGYTPSLEIAKELMEDRMYPLTLEGLTNGMKRLMVKG